The DNA region AGAATCGGGTTGAAGCCGTGTTCGCGCTGCAGCTTCTGCATCTCCAGGGCCATCTTCTGACGGTCCTTGCCGTACTTCTTCTGCAGCGCCTTGATCTGTGGCTGCAGCTCCTGCATCTGCCGGGTAGTCCGGATCTGCGAGACGAACGGCTTATAGAGCAGTGCCCGCAGCGTGAAGACCAGGAACACCACCGACAGCGCCCAGGTGAAGAAGTTACGGGGGCCCAGTACCAGGCCAAAAGCCTTGTACCACAACCACATAATGCCCGATACCGGGTAATAGAAGTAGTCCAGGCTGCCGAGATCAAAAGACACGGTCGTCACCCTCCGCTCGCTTGTCCGGGGCGTTCCCGGACGGGCAGCCGCACACGGCCGTACCCGGGGATCGTTCTGGTATGGGGTCCCAGCCGCCTTGATGCCACGGCCCGCACTTGGCCAACCGCACCGCGGCCAGCCAACCACCCCGGATCAGCCCGTACTCCCCCAGGGCGTCCACCGCGTAGCGACTGCACGTCGGCATGAATCGGCAACTGGGCAACCGCAACGGGGAGATCATCGTTCGATAGAGCTGAATGACGAAGATCAACGCGCGCGCCGGCCTCGAAGCGACCATGGTCATCGGCACACCGCACTCGGCACACGGTGTACTCCCCGCAAGCCGGCACGCACCTGCGTGGTCAACTCCGCAAAGCTGACACCACTGCTGCCGGGCAACGCCCGAATCACCAGCTGCTCACCGGGATCGAGCTCTTCGAGGACATCCCGCAGCACGTGGCGGAGTCGCCTGGCCACCCGGTGCCGATCAACGGCCGATCCCACCGACTTCGCGATGATCAACCCCACCCGGGGTGACGCCATCGCGGCGGCGTCCGATGCCGACCGCCCGGATACGTCTGATCGACGGCTGTACAGGACGAGGTCGGGCTGTACCGCCCGCCGGCCCTGCCTAACCGTCGCACCGAAGTCGGCCGATCGTCTCATCCGGTACTGAGCCGGGAGCACCGCCGAGCTGCCTGTGCTCAGGCAGTCAGCGAACGCCGGCCCTTGTTGCGCCGAGCGGTGACGATGGCACGGCCGGCACGAGTCCGCATCCGCAGCCGGAACCCGTGCACGCGGGCCCGACGACGGTTGTTGGGCTGGAAGGTCCGCTTGCCCTTGGCCACGGCACAC from Mycolicibacter sp. MU0083 includes:
- the rpmH gene encoding 50S ribosomal protein L34, which codes for MAKGKRTFQPNNRRRARVHGFRLRMRTRAGRAIVTARRNKGRRSLTA
- the rnpA gene encoding ribonuclease P protein component; translation: MLPAQYRMRRSADFGATVRQGRRAVQPDLVLYSRRSDVSGRSASDAAAMASPRVGLIIAKSVGSAVDRHRVARRLRHVLRDVLEELDPGEQLVIRALPGSSGVSFAELTTQVRAGLRGVHRVPSAVCR
- the yidD gene encoding membrane protein insertion efficiency factor YidD — protein: MTMVASRPARALIFVIQLYRTMISPLRLPSCRFMPTCSRYAVDALGEYGLIRGGWLAAVRLAKCGPWHQGGWDPIPERSPGTAVCGCPSGNAPDKRAEGDDRVF